The segment GTCTTGGCCACAATATCCAGGGAGTCCAGAATGGAGACGCCCGAGGACATCATGGTGCCCATGGTGCGGGTGAACTTGGCCACCGCCACTTTTCTGAGCAATGGTCCGAAAACCGGGGCTTTGAGGATGACGTCGTCAAACAGGGCCCGTCCCTTATCCGTGCCCAGAAAACGTTTGAAAGAAAAGATGCTTAGAACAAGGGTGACGATAATGTATACAATATTCGATGTTGTAAAGCGGCTCAAGTTAATGCACAACTGGGTTGGCGCCGGCAAGGCCTTGCCAAAGTCCGCGAACATTTTTTCAAATGTCGGGATGACGAAAACCAGGATGACGCCGACCACGATGGCGGCCACGATGATAACGATGATGGGATAGGTCAGGGCGCCCTTGACCCTGGCTTTTAGGGCGGCCGCCTTTTCCATGTAGGCTGCAAGGCGTTGCAAAATGGTGTCCAGAATACCGCCGATCTCGCCGGCCGCAACCATATTGACGAATAGATCGTCGAACTGATTGGGATATTTACGCAAGGCGTCGGCCAGGGTGGACCCTCCCTCCACCGAGCTTTTGACGTCCCTCAGGGTTTTCTTGAAGGTCTTGTTTTCCTCCTGGCTGTGGAGGATGTCCAGGCACTGAATCAGCGGAAGGCCGGCGTCAATCATGGTGGAGAACTGCCGGGCGAAAATAATGACGTCGTCCTGCGACACCTTGGGCTGGAATATCTCCACCCCTTCAAACAGGTCCTTCGGTTTTTTCTTGATTTTTGAAGGCGTGATTTGAAGACGTCTAAGATGCAACCGTACGGCATTTTCGTCCGGCGCCTCGATTTCGCCCTTTTGAGCGATGTTTTTCCTGTTTTTACCTTCCCAAAGAAAAATCGGCATGGTTTTCCTCCCATCATTGATGGAACACGAAGCAATCGGGGCGGCCCGTTACTGCTTCTATCCCTGGACAGCCCTGTAGAACATCCCGCGAGTCTGGGGTTGAAGGACGACCTTTCCCGCCTGTTCGAGGCCGGCCAGGTGTTTTCTCACCTGGGCCTCGTGCATGCCCAACGCCTGAGCCAGATCCTGGACTGTGCAAGGCCTGCGGCGGATGGTCGCCAAAATTTGCTCTTCCTTATTATATAATGCTTTGGTCTCTTTGGAGGCGGCCGCCGCTTTGGCTATGATTTCTCCGCCCAGTATTGCGCGGGCGCGCTCCAAGGTTTCGGGCGAGGACGGATGCACCCAATCCTCGGTTCCGGGGCGATCCAAGGTATTGATCTGCACCTTGTCGGGCTTTATCCTGTCAATGGCGCCCCGGATTAACTCCAGTTCCCTGTCGCCGTCATTAATGCCTTGGGCCAGAAAAACCTCCACCCATAGCTGGCCCGAGTACTCGTTGCGGAAGGCCGTCAATCCATCCACCATGGCCGGAACGGTCAGGTTGGGATGGGGCCGGTTGACCTGTTGAAATTTTTCCTGGCTTCCTGCATCGATGGAGGCGATGACAAGGTCGGTCATGGCCGCGTCTTTCCGCACGTCCTCCAAATAAAACAGGGCGCCGTTGGTCAACAGCGCCAAATTATAATCCGGGTGGTTTTGCTTGATGTAAGCCGCTATCCGCCCCAGCCCGCTATGCAGCGTGGGCTCTCCGGAGCCGGAAAAGGTGACGTAGTCCAACGCGGGGGCTTGCTCCAGGCAATGGTGGATTTCATCAAGCACTTCCTGAGTTGGAACGTATTCTTTTCGCTTGACTGTCAAGTGGGTGGTGGAGCCGCATTCGCAATAGACGCAGTCGAGCGAACAAGTTTTTGGCGGTACCAGGTCCACCCCCAGGGAAATGCCCAGGCGCCTGGAAGGGACGGGACCGAAAATATGTTTGTATTGCAACAGCCTGATCTCCAGAAAACCGGCATGCTGAAATAAATCAGCAGAAAGAATGTTGTCCCGATCCGTTTCATGAACATAACATAAGGGATTCATAATGACAAGGAAATGACCCTGGGGGAGGATTAAATCAGTTGTTTTTTTCTTTTCTTCCAACCCAAAAACCGGTATCCTCAGTCCCATACTTCGAGACAGTTTGAATAAAATCTGCGCTTCAAAGGCCTGCTTTCCCAGACGCGCCATAAAAAAAGGGTGGATTTCCCATGGCGTTTTGTACTAAGGACTGTAACAGAGTTTGACGGGAAAAATCAGGTATGCAGCTTGCGCTCTTCATCCTGCGGATAGAGGCTGCGGGAGAGTGCAACAATTTTCACATCAGGTAAAAGGAGGAACACTATGAAAAAGATCTCTGTGGTAATGGTTGTTGGCATGATCGGCCTGATGCTTATGGCTGGCTCTGCAATGGCCGCGGACACGGCAGGCAAAATCGGAATCGGCCTGGAACTGGGTTACAACCAGATTTCCGACACCAGCATTCCGGATGCTCCCGGAATTGACGGGGAGTTTGACGGCGCTTTTATTTTTGGCGCCAATGCGGATTATTTTTTCACGGATTTTTTCAGCCTGGAAATGTTCCTGGGCTACACCGCGACCGATATGGACGCCTCGGGTTTCGGAGTTTCCATTGACGTGGGTGAAGTGACCCAGGTGCCCTGGACCCTCACCGCTCGCCTGCATTACCCCAATGACTCCATTGTCAGCCCCTATATCGGCGCGGGCGTGGGCTACTACTTCAACGACTTTGACGTTTCCAGCACCATGGTAAACAATGCTGCTCCCCAGACTTATGGAATTGACCTGGAAAATAGCTTCGGCTTCCACGTCAACGGCGGCGCTGAAGTTTTTGTGGATGAAAACGTGGCCTTTGATCTGGATCTCAAATACACCTGGAACAATGCTGATTGGGATGAAAACGTGAACGGCGTCACCATTACCTCCGGCGACATTGACATGGACGCCTTCACCGCCACCGTGGGCGTGAAGTACTACTTCTAATTCCATGGTTGCAGGGACGGCCTGAAAAGGCGGTCCGCCGGCAGTCTAAAAAATCAAAAGCCCCCGGCGCCTGATATGCGGCCGCCGGGGGCTTTTTTGGTTTGTTACAGAAGATTTTCTTCGCGCAGGGCGGTGATAATCCGGGTGGTGGACGGCGCCCGGTTCATGGTGTAAATATGCAGGCCGGGAACGCCTTTTTTCAACAGGCCCCTGCATTGATCCAGGGCGAATTCCACGCCGTAGTCCAGCACGGCCTGGGCGTCGGCGCCTTCCAGTTTGTCCAGGTTGGCGGCCATGTCGTCCACAATGGTGGTCCCGCAGATTTTGGCGAGCATGCGGGTGAGCTTGACCGTGTACACCGGCATGATTCCCGGAATAATGGGAACCTGGATTCCGGCGGCCCGGCATTTGTCCACATAGGCGAAGAAGAAGTCTTCGTCATAGCAGTATTGGCAGACCACGTATTTGGCCCCGTTGTCCACCTTGCGCTTCAGGTGCTCGATGTCCTTGTCCAGGGATTCTGCGTCTATGTGGCCTTCGGGATAGCCCGCGCATCCCAGGTCGAAATCATACTTGGAGGCGATGAATTTGATGAGGTCGCAGGCGTAGGGGAAGCTGTCCGGGTGGGGCTGAAAGTCCTTTTCCCTGGGTTCGTCCCCCCGGATGGTGAAAATGGTTTCCACGCCCAATTCCCTGTAGCGGTCCAGAACCTGAGTGATGTAGTCCGGGCTTAGGCCGAAGCCCGCCAGATAAGCCACCGTGGGGATTTTCCGGCCCATGAGGTTTTTCACCGCCTGATAGGAGCCGTCCTTGGTGGAGCCTCCGGCGCCGAAGGTCATGGTCATGAAATCCGGGCTCAGGGGCTTCAACGCGTCGATGGTCTTGTCAAAGGCCTGGCCCGCCTTTTCGTCCCGGGGCGGAAAAAATTCAAAGGATATGACTGGTTTTTGAGAATCTTGATACAACTTGGAAACACGCACGGTTTTTATTCTCCTTCCTTAATATATATGGACTCCGTCTCCCGGCGGATGAAATAGCTGTATAATTAAGGAACAGGTCCTTGGTTATAAAAAAGGCATTATTTTAAAACGGCCTTTAATTCATCGGCCCGTTTTTCGTCAATGGAGCCTTTGGCCAGGGCGATATCCACGGTCTGGGCGCCCAGGGTCTGGTACAGGGCCAGCATTTGGGGCGTTTTCGCCCTGATTTCCTCCACGTGCTGGCGGACGATGCCCACGTCCCCCCGGGCGATGGGGCCGGTGAGGGCGTTGGGAATGCCCTGGACCTCAATATTTTTCAAGGTTCCCTGGATGAGCGGCATAAGCCCGACCAAAGACTCCTTGGGCTCGATGCCCGCGCCCTGGTTCAGCTCAAAGGCCAGATGCAGCAGGGCCACCAGATAGTTGGAAGCCGCCACGGCAGCCGCGTGATACAGCATTTTCGAGTTGGTGTCCACCTGGGCGCACATGGCCCCCAGGTCCTCGGCCGCTTGTCTGGCCATATCCCGGGCCGGCTCGTCTCCTTCCACCGATACCAGGATTCCCTCAAAAAGATTCACCCCCGGTTTGGCGGCCGCAAAGCTCTGGAGGGGATGCATGGAGCCGGCGTAGGCGCCGCAATCCCGGGCGGAAGCAAGGAGGTCGGAGGACAAGGCGCCGCTGCAATGGAGGACTACGGCGCCTTTTTTAAAGCCTTTTTTGGAGGAAATGTCCTGGCAAACAGGACCGATGGCGTCGTCCGTGGTGGTGATAAATACCATGTCTCCGGCAAGGGCGGCGTCCTCCACCTTGTCAAAGACCTGGCCTGCGCCCACAACGGCGGCGGTTTTCTCCGCCGAGGCCCTGGTTCTGCTGGCCAGTCCGGCCGCCGGGTAGCCCAGGCGATGCAGCAGGTCCGCCAGGCAGGTTCCCACGGTTCCGCAGCCGATGATGGAAAATGCGGGCTTTGTCATGGTTTTGCTCCTCCCTGGATAGATTATTTAAAACTGTGATCCTTGGTGGGAAAAGCCTGGCTTTTGACTTCGTCCACGTATTCGGTAATGCCTTCCCTGGCTATTTGCGCTATTTGCTTATATTTTTTGACGAATTTGGGCACATGGCCTTCGTTGATGCCCAGGGCGTCGTGGATCACCAGAACCTGGCCGTCACAGTGGACGCCCGCGCCGATGCCGATGGTGGAGATGGACAGGGTTTTGGTTATTTTTTCTGCAATTTCAAAGGGAATGCCTTCCAGAACCACGGAAAAGGCGCCCGCCTCCTGCACAATGCGGGCGTCTTCCAACAGCCTGTCTTCCTGGCGTTGGACCTTGAAGCCGCCCATCTGGTGGACGGACTGGGGGGTAAGGCCGATGTGGGCCTGGACCGGAATGCCGGCCTGGGAGATGGCTTTGATGCGGTCGGCCACGGCGGCGCCGCCTTCCAGCTTAACGGCTGCGGCGCCCGCTTCCTTAAGAAAGCGGCCGGCGTTTTTCACCGCGTCCTTCACCGAGGTCTGGTAGCTCATGAAGGGCATGTCCCCCACCACCATGGCTCTTTTGGCGGCCCGGGCCACCAGGGTGGTGTGGTAGACCATCTGATCCATGGTGACAGGCAGAGTGCTGGTCTCCCCTTGGACCACCATGCCCAGGGAGTCCCCCACAAGGATCATGTCCACGCCGCATTCGTCCACCATGCGTGCGAAAGGATAGTCGTACGCCGTCAGCATGGTGATTTTATTTCCTTCCGCTTTCATTTTCGCCAGAACGGTAACGGTGACTTTTTCGGCCATATCTCGAACCCCCTTGTTCAAGTGTGATTGCTATGTTTTTGTTGGCGTACAGGACAAATTCCTGTTTTACGGTACTTCCACTAACCGGAGTATTTTTTCTTCCTTAATTGCATTCACAATATCAGAGCACCCTGAAAAGGCGATATCCCGTGTGACCGCCGACACAGCAACGAATAACACGTCATCCCTGGCATGGACCTCGCCTATGCGATGCACGATAAAAACCTGGTTGAGGTCATATTTTTTTAGGATATTTTGGCCTATTTGTTGCATGCCTTTCTCAGGGCTTGGGAGGACAGGCTCCAACAGCACCCGGGAAAAATCCCGCACCACCTTCCCAGGCCGCTTGACCTTGCCGTGATGCATTACAATGGTTCCCGTGGAATCGTCTTCGGCTTCCCGGAACCGGTCCATGAATCCTTGAAGGTCGAACGGCTCTTCGGTGGTGAATGCTGTAACGCCCATTATTGGTAACCCCCTCCCGGGCTGCGGCCCTTGTGGTTGGTTTGGTGATTTGAGTCTATGGACATTTTACATCGGAATGGCTTTTTGTGCAATCCCGGCAAGCCCGAAACTTGCCCATTGATTTTTTTGATAAAATTTTGCTTTCCTAATGTTGACACCTATTATCACCAGATGATACCATGCTTGCAGAAAATGCCATCCGCCCGGACATTAAACCGACAATGGCGGGCACAACTTGAGTACCTTTCAAATTTACTGCGTGGATTCATAAGGAGGTTCACACATGTCAGACAAACCTAAGTATGAGGAATTAGAACAAGAACTGAATGACCTAAAGGCGCGCGTCGCCGGCGATAAATTCACCATGGCTTTTAAGGTCGCGCCTTATTCCATGGCCATCGTCCGGCTCATCGACGGGCTTATCATCGAAGCGAACGCTCGATTTTGCCAGATGACGGGATTGATGCGTGAGGAATTACTGGGACGCACAACCCTGGAATTGGGGATGTGGGACGACCCCAAGGAGCGGGAAGTTATCAGGAAGATTGTGGAGAGAGATGGCAGTATCCGCAACTTTGAGATAAAAGACCGCTTTGGCGGCAAGTTGAAACACGGCCTGTACTCTGCGGAAAAGATCATCGTCAACGGAGAATCCTGCATGGCCACCACGGTTGTGGACGTCAGCGAGTTGAGGGAAGCCCAGGAAGCCCTGGCCCAGTCCGCTCCGGCCGGCCCCGCTCCCATGACCAACCCTGAGTTGGAAGTGAAAACCAGGGAACTGGAAGAAGTCAACAAAGCGCTCCGGACCCTTTTGGATCAAACCAAAAATGACGCCAGGAACTTCGAGCAACGCATTCTGGCCAATGTGGAAGACCTCATCCTGCCTTATGTATCCCGCCTCAAGAACACCCCCTTGGACATCAACCAAAGGGTTTATTTAAATGTTGTGGAAACCAATTTGACGGACCTGATTTCGCCCTTCATGCGCATGATCGGCGAAAAGCATAACGAACTGACTCCCAGGGAAATTGAAGTGGCTAACCTGGTGCGCATGGGCACCACCAGCAAGGAAATCGCCAAGCTGCTCAACATTTCCAAACGGGCCGTGGAATTCCACCGCGACAGCCTGCGGACCAAACTGGGACTGAAAAAGAGCAAGAAAAACCTCCGGGCTTACCTTGCCTCACTGAACTAACAAAAAACTGCACTCCAGAAACAACGGCCGGCCGCCTCCACCAGAGGCGCCGGCCTTTTTTTTTTTGCCTCGACAGGTCGCTGTCCGCCCGCCGGACATTCCAGAGCGCAATTATTTCTCCGGGCCGCTCCTTTTGCGCTGGCGAGCCCAGGAAAGCAAGTTTCCTGGGCCACCCTGGCAGGCCCAAGATGCAAGGCTGTGATGTAGGTTATATTGCCGCAGTATATTTGTTTAAACCTGGGATAAATGCGCAAGTCAAAGGGGCGGTTGAGGCCCAAGGCCTATCGGGTGGCCCAGGCAGAGCAGTATCCTGCCTGGGTGCGAAGCACAATAGGCGCGGCCTAAAGTGATGCTCAAGACCTGTAACTCATAGCGTCCCGAAAACGTGTCTGAAACATGGTCTGTTATAGAACTGTCATTTGCAGGCTGAGAAAATGGCGAAAAAATGTAGGTTGAAGCTAATCCGTCACAGCAAGTCTCACCCCCAAAAAAACGAACACGGCTCCAGCCGCCCGTTCTATGCGAGCCCTGAATCGCTGGAAGGCTTTCCGAGCCCGGTCCAGGGAAAAGACCAGGGCGACCAAAGAATACCACAAGGCCGACACCGTGCAGATGGTCAGCGCGCAGAGTCCTCCCAATTCCAGGGAAGCCTGGGCCGGAACCGCCGCCGCATAGGAGCCGACAGAGGGAGTCCCCGTCAGTACCCCGTAGTGATCATTTTGCACAAAATACTCAATGCCTTCAGCCTCGAACAGGCTTTTAATCATGGCCAGTTCTAATTCGTTGGCCGGGCAGAATACTTTGATCATTTTCAAGGCCATTTTTCGTTTCTTCGTTATTCCACTATAAAGGCGATGTCCGGCAAATTGAGGGCCACGGCCTCCCATCCTTTATATGATTCCAGGCATTCCACCACCACGGGCGACGGGTCCGGCCAGATCTCCATAAAGTCCATTTCCCCCTCTTCCGCGATGGGAAAGGCCAGCTTTTCCCGTGGCGGGCAAAATTGGGCGTCGCATCCCGGCCTTTGCCCCCGGGAGTCGATTCTGTACCAGCCGATTTCCGGCAAAAACACCGCGTTCAGACCGTGCAGGGTGAATCCTTTGCCGTCGTCCCGGCGCAAACGTTGATAGCACAATCCGGCCGGAATGTCGTTAGCCCTAAGCAGGGCGGCCAGCAAATGGCTTTTGGCGAAGCACCATCCTGTCCCGTGCTCCAAAACCTCCGAAGCCTTGACGGTGGTGACCTCAGCCTTGCAGTCCCCGCTGTGCTTGATATTGTCCCGCACCCATTCAAAGCAGGCCTTGGCGATTTCCACGGGATCGGCGAAATCGCCTTTAAGAACCCGCGCCTGTTCCAGCACGGCCGGGTGATCCCAGTCTATGATGTCTGTCGCTCTCAGGTATTTTCTCATTTTGAGTGCGTTCCTGTTTTTATTATTAAATTCCGCCCAAATGGCATTTCAAAAAGACACTGGATTCCCGTTTCCGGGAGTGCGTCATGATGATTGCCAAAAAAGGCAATCATCCCGCCGCCTCCCTGCACGGGGATGACGGAGGGGGTAGGATATTGCAGGCAATCGGTCTTGGACGCTCCTTATTAGGAAACGGAGAGACTTTTACCGCCTCCGGGATTTCTTTCCGCCTTGTCAGTCTGTCATCCCCGCAAGGGCGATCCGCTTTTTCAGGATCGCCCGCAAGCGGGGACCCAGCGTCGTTTTTTTGCAACGCCATTAGGCGGCATGGCATCACCACTCAAGATCCTCCGCGCAATCCTCGATCGGCGTTTCCATTCCCTCAAGAAGGGACTCCCTCATGCCCGGGATGCTCAGGAGATATTCGGTTTCCGTTATAGCCCGCTGTTCATCCTTGGAAATGGACTCTGTTTTTTCGTCATCATTGCTCATATTTCACCTATGCAATAAAAAAGGGCGCCGGTCAACCGGGCGCCCTGGGTGTACGTATAAACGATTGTCGGCAATTAAACCATAGGCGCGCCGGCGCCTTTCCCCTTGCCCATGGCCAGGGCCTTTTCCACGTGGGGCCGGAACATCCCAACCAGGGTTTCCTCCACCCATTCGCGGTATTCAAAGGAATGGAAGTCCATGCGCATGACCTGGGCCTGGCAGGAGGTTCCCACGTACATGAACAAAAGGCTGGTAAAGCTGTATATTAGCTGGTCCGCTTCCTTTTCCGAAATCCAGGCGGGAAATTTCTCCACAAAGGATTTGCGAACCATGCCGAAGACTTCCGGGATGTAGTGGTATCCTGGGATTTCTTCAATATTGGAGGTTTGGGCAAGGTTTTGGGTGAGCACTCCCAGAGGCTCCAGGTTGGCGAAAGCCCGGCTGAGAGCCCGTCCGATGAACACTCCGGTGATTTCCAGGGGATCGACTTTTTCCAGGCCTTCGGCAAGCCAGTCCCGGGTTTCCTTGAATTCCTCAAACATTTCCCGGGCCACCTCCCCGAATAAATCGGCCTTGGTGGGAAAGTAATAGTGGATCAGGGGATGGTCGAATCCGCCCTCCCTGGCGATCATGCGAATGCTTGCCGCATGATAGGGGTGCTTGGAAAAAACCGTGCGGGCGGCCTTAAGAATTTTTTCCCTCGCAACTTCGCCTTTTGCCGCGGCCTTGCGCTTTTTGGGCGAAAGTCCTTTGGCTGCGGAAGGCGGTTTCCCTTTCGCTCCGCCGCCTTTCTTTTTAAAGGAGCCTTTCATGCCGGGGGCTGCGGCGTTATGTTCAGTTTTTTCATCCATAGGGGTTTTCTAGTAAGTTTAGACGGTTATGTCAATTGAAACCTTTACCGATTGTTCAGGGGATAGTGACGCGCCGCGTTAATTAACCCCCTTGGATCGCCCATCCATTTTTCCGCCTTACAGAGCCTAATGCAATGCCCAAGCCCGATGAGGCACAAAAGGACGCACAAGTTTGTCCCCGGCGGGTGCGTCAAAACTTTTTTAATCCAACCACGGTCTGTTTGATGAAAAAACTATTATTTTTGCGAAAAAACGCCTGATAAACCTGTCAATGGCCGGTTTTGAAAAAACGACGTCCAGGCTATGGCGGCGTCGCTCCTTAAGAAAGGAAAGGTTTGGCGTGCAGTCGCGGCAGGCAATGCCAGGCGCTCGTTGAAAGGGCGCCTTGGCATGGGCTGAATGGGATGACAAGGGATTATTCTTCGATTTTATCTTTTTCTTCCTTATCGTTTTTTTCGTCGATCTCTTTTTTGGACGTGGCGTTCTTGAAATTGCGGATGCCTTTGCCCAGACCGGCGCCGATTTCGGGGATTTTCTTTCCTCCGAACAGAATAATCACAATGCCCAGTACGATTAAAAGTTCTGTGGAGCCGATTCCACCCATCATGACGACCTCCTTGGAACAGCGATTCGGTTTTTGTCTGTTCCTGAAAAGCGGCGAAATTAATCCGGGCGGCGCCCTTGGCGGCGCCCCTGAGAGTCATCTTAATACCACCGGGTTGATAGGGTGTCAATTATTTAGGGCGTTTCTTTGCTTAACGGGACTTGACACCGGGGCCTCCCTGGCATAAAAAATATGGTTCTTTGAACGAGTATTGGCTAAACCGCGAAGGCGCGGCGGTTCAAAACCCTTCATCCAAGATATCTTGAGCGATATCTTAAGCATACATTAAAAGGTCCCGGAGGATGTGATGGACTACAAAAAAACCCTGAATTTGCCTAAGACCTCTTTTCCCATGAAGGCCAACCTTTCCCAGAAAGAGCCCGTCATGCTGGAAAACTGGGATAAGGCCGACATGTACAACTCCCTACGCAAAGAAGCTGAGGGACGTACGCGCTTTATATTGCACGACGGCCCTCCATACGCCAACGGCAATATTCACATCGGGACCGCCCTGAACAAGATTTTGAAGGACATTATCATCCGTTCCCGGAATATGGCCGGATTCGACGCCATTTACGTGCCCGGCTGGGACTGCCACGGCCTGCCCATCGAGCATAACGTGGACAAGGAGCTTGGCAAGAAAAAAGCGGACATGACTCAGGTCCAGATCCGCCAGGAATGCCGCAAATACGCGGAGCGGTTTATTGACATCCAACGCGGCGAGTTCAAACGTCTGGGCGTTTGGGGCGAGTGGAACAACCCCTACCTGACCATGAACTACAAGTACGAAGCGGACATCATGCGCGAATGCGGCAAGTTCGCCGATAACGGCGCCTTGTTCCGCGGCAAAAAGCCCGTGTACTGGTGCAATCGTTGCCAGACCGCCCTGGCCGAGGCCGAGGTGGAGTACGAGGACGAAAAAAGCCCGTCCATCTTCGTGAAGTTTGCGGCGGACGACGATTTCGCCCAGGCGATTCCCGAACTGGCCGGCAAAAAGGTTTTTGTGGTCATCTGGACCACCACGCCCTGGACCCTGCCCGGCAACCTGGCCATCTGCCTGCACCCGGATTTTGAATACTCCGCCGTGGAAGTGAACGGAGACGAAGTCCTGATCCTGGCAAGCGACCTGGTGGAATCCAATATGAAGGATTTCGGCATTGAGGATTACAAGGTTTTGGCGACCTTCGCCTCTTCGGTCCTGGAAAGGAAAACATGCCGCCATCCCTTTTACGACCGCGAATCCCTCATGGTCCTGGGAAATCATGTGACCCTGGAAGCGGGCACCGGGTGCGTGCACACCGCCCCCGGCCACGGCCGCGAGGACTATGAAGTCGGCCTGGCCTACGGCCTGGAACCGTACTCCCCGGTCAACGACAAGGGCTGTTTTGAAGACGACGTGGAGTTTTTCGCCGGCCAGTTCGTGTTCAAGGCCAACGAGAACGTTATCGCCAAGCTGGAGGAGAACAACGCGCTCATCCTTTCCAAAGGATTGGAGCATTCCTATCCCCATTGCTGGCGGTGCAAGCAGTCGGTCATCTTCCGGGCCACGCCCCAATGGTTTATCTCCATGGATAAGACCGGCCTGAGAAAAGCGGCGCTTACGGAGATCGACCAGGTCAAGTGGGTTCCCCACTGGGGCCGCGACCGGATTTACGGCATGATCGAAAACCGCCCGGACTGGTGCGTGTCGCGCCAGCGCTCCTGGGGCGTGCCCATCGTGGCTTTTTACTGCGCGGACTGCGGCGAGTTGCTGGTCAATATGGATGTCGTGGAAGGCGTGGCCAAGAAAACGGAAGAGCAGGGCGCGGACGTATGGTTTGCGGAATCCGCCGCGGATCTGCTGCCCGAAGGAACCAAGTGCGCCAAGTGCGGAAGCTCCTCCTTTGAAAAGGAAACCGACATCCTGGACGTGTGGTTCGACTCCGGCGTCAGCCACGCAGCGGTCCTGGAAGCCCGCGACTATCTGCGCTGGCCTGCGGACATGTACCTGGAAGGCAGCGATCAGCATCGCGGCTGGTTCCACAGTTCCCTGTTGTCCGCCGTGGGCACCCGGGGCAAGGCGCCTTACAAGGCGGTT is part of the Desulfatibacillum aliphaticivorans DSM 15576 genome and harbors:
- the ileS gene encoding isoleucine--tRNA ligase; protein product: MDYKKTLNLPKTSFPMKANLSQKEPVMLENWDKADMYNSLRKEAEGRTRFILHDGPPYANGNIHIGTALNKILKDIIIRSRNMAGFDAIYVPGWDCHGLPIEHNVDKELGKKKADMTQVQIRQECRKYAERFIDIQRGEFKRLGVWGEWNNPYLTMNYKYEADIMRECGKFADNGALFRGKKPVYWCNRCQTALAEAEVEYEDEKSPSIFVKFAADDDFAQAIPELAGKKVFVVIWTTTPWTLPGNLAICLHPDFEYSAVEVNGDEVLILASDLVESNMKDFGIEDYKVLATFASSVLERKTCRHPFYDRESLMVLGNHVTLEAGTGCVHTAPGHGREDYEVGLAYGLEPYSPVNDKGCFEDDVEFFAGQFVFKANENVIAKLEENNALILSKGLEHSYPHCWRCKQSVIFRATPQWFISMDKTGLRKAALTEIDQVKWVPHWGRDRIYGMIENRPDWCVSRQRSWGVPIVAFYCADCGELLVNMDVVEGVAKKTEEQGADVWFAESAADLLPEGTKCAKCGSSSFEKETDILDVWFDSGVSHAAVLEARDYLRWPADMYLEGSDQHRGWFHSSLLSAVGTRGKAPYKAVLTHGFVVDAKGRKMSKSVGNVIAPGKVIKSHGAEILRLWVSAADYRDDIRISDEILKQLSDAYRRIRNTCRFILGNLGDFDPQKDAVEQDMMLEIDRYAMHKLQGLIRRCKAAYDEFEFHVIYHALHNFCSVDLSAFYLDILKDRLYVSPPGSHARRSAQTVLYKLIDAIVKLMAPVLSFTAEEVYEYMPQVEGKKQSVHLELFPDVDPDWQNEKLAAQWELIRKVRGEVTKALEEARAAKVVGHPLDASVTLYVDEDLFKSLSAYEHELRRLFIVSEVVLTKDAAPEEVFKSETLALGVSAKAAPGEKCQRCWVYDTTVGDDAEQPTVCLRCRDALAQMEL
- a CDS encoding TetR/AcrR family transcriptional regulator; this encodes MDEKTEHNAAAPGMKGSFKKKGGGAKGKPPSAAKGLSPKKRKAAAKGEVAREKILKAARTVFSKHPYHAASIRMIAREGGFDHPLIHYYFPTKADLFGEVAREMFEEFKETRDWLAEGLEKVDPLEITGVFIGRALSRAFANLEPLGVLTQNLAQTSNIEEIPGYHYIPEVFGMVRKSFVEKFPAWISEKEADQLIYSFTSLLFMYVGTSCQAQVMRMDFHSFEYREWVEETLVGMFRPHVEKALAMGKGKGAGAPMV
- a CDS encoding twin-arginine translocase TatA/TatE family subunit; this encodes MMGGIGSTELLIVLGIVIILFGGKKIPEIGAGLGKGIRNFKNATSKKEIDEKNDKEEKDKIEE